The DNA segment tgtgctgctgctgctcccccacagcccagctgggctgcagcaccggggggggggctgtgcccAGGGGGGCTCGGGGACCCCCTGGGGGCTGGGGCCGTGTGGTTTGCAGGGAGGGGGGAACCCCCCAGGGAGCTCCCTGtgaggagctggtgctgctctggtgcttccccaggggaagggggctggggccctgggggctgctctgggggggctggggggcagctgggggctggggggcccctgccctgctcctctgcccagagagggtgggggggggggctggggggatcccttcccctttccctcccccttccccttcccccttcccctttccctcccccttccccttcccccttccccttccccttccccttccccttcccctcccccttccccctcccctctccctccctgcctggggacccatcccctccccagggctgctctggtcCCTGTCCCACAGGTAACTCCAggtctcctctccctgcctttcaggtgtccctgtccccaagcacttgatggcagagcagaaccccctgaagcagcagctgctccctgcctgcacccacagctcccacccACTTGGACTCCCTGGGGcatctgcaggaggaggagcacCCAAGCCCTTCAGCCCCTGATCCCCCTCTGGGCAGGTCAGTTCAGCTCCTGGCTCACACCCCACACACCTCTGCTGCCTCACACACCTCTCCTCACCCTGCACTCTGCTGCCTCGGcacctcctctctctctctctgatgctttctctctctctctctgatgctttctctctctctctctgatgctttctctctctctctctgatgctttctctctctctctctgatgctttctctctctctctctctgatgctttctctctctctctctgatgctttctctctctcctctctggaTGCTTTTANNNNNNNNNNNNNNNNNNNNNNNNNNNNNNNNNNNNNNNNNNNNNNNNNNNNNNNNNNNNNNNNNNNNNNNNNNNNNNNNNNNNNNNNNNNNNNNNNNNNNNNNNNNNNNNNNNNNNNNNNNNNNNNNNNNNNNNNNNNNNNNNNNNNNNNNNNNNNNNNNNNNNNNNNNNNNNNNNNNNNNNNNNNNNNNNNNNNNNNNtgaaaaggggggggaaaaggaaagggaaaaggaaagggaaaggaaagggaaagggaggaaaaaggaaagggaaaaaggaaaaaggaaaaaggaaaaaggaaaaaggaaaagggaaaaaaaaggcaaagggaagagaaaaggcaaagaaagaaaagcagagaaaggaaagcgaaaagcagagaaaggaaagagaaaagcagagaaaggaaagagaaaagcagagaaaggaaagaaaagagaaaagaaagaaaaaggaaagaaaaaggaaagaaaaaggaaagaaaaaggaaagaaaaaggaaagaaaaaggaaagaaaaaggaaagaaaaaggaaagaaaacgGAAAGAAAAACGGAAAGAAAACGGAAAGAAAACGGAAAAAGAAAACGGAAAAAGAAACGGAAAAAAGAAAACGGAAAAAAGAAAAACGGAAAAAGAAAacggaaaaaagaaaacagaaagaaaagaaaaaagagaaaagaaaaaaaagcagagaaagaaaaaaaagagaaaaaagaaaaaagcagagaaaaagaaaaagaaaaaagcagagaaaaagaaaaagaaaaaagcagagaaaaagaaaaagaaaaaagcagagaaaaagaaaaagaaaaaagcagagaaaaagaaaaagaaaaaagcagagaaaaagaaaaagaaaaaaaagcagagaaaaagagaaaaaagcagagaaaaaagaaaaaagcagagaaaaagaaaaaagcagagaaaaagaaaaaagcagagaaaaagaaaaaagcagagaaaaagaaaaaagcagagaaaaagaaaaaagcagagaaagaaaaaagcagagaaaagaaaaaagcagagaaagaaaaaagcagagaaagaaagaaagaagaaaaaagcagagaaagaaagaaagaaaaaagcagaggagaagaaagaggcagaagagagagaaagaaggcaggagagagaaagaggcaggagagagaaagaggcaggagagagaaagaggcagggagagagaaagaggcaggagagagaaagaggcaggagagagaaagaggcaggagagagagaagaggcagagaaagggaaaaaaggcagagagaaaagaaaaaaaaagaaaagaagggcaagaaggagacgagggagaaagcagagagaggaggtgCCGAGGCAGCAGAGTGCAGGGTGAGGAGAGGTGTGTGAGGCAGCAGAGGTGTGTGGGGTGTGAGCCAGGAGCTGAACTGACCTGCCCAGAGGGGATCAGGGCTGAAGGGCTTGGgtgctcctcctcctgcagatgCCCCAGGGAGTCCAAGTgggtgggagctgtgggtgcaggcagggagcagctgctgcttcagggggtttctgctctgccatcaagtgcttggggacagggacacctgaaaggcagggagaggagaccTGGAGTTACCTGTGGGACAGGgaccagagcagccctggggaggggatgggtcCCCTTTAGTCACAcagcagggggaaggggaaagggccaggcaaaaaaagggccaggcaaaaaaaggaaagggccaggcaaaaagggaaagggccaggcaaaaagggaaagggccaggcaaaaagggaaagggccaggcaaaaagggaaagggccaggcaaaaagggaaagggccaggcaaaaagggaaagggccaggcaaaaaagggaaagggccaggcaaaaagggaaagggccaggcaaaaagggaaagggccaggcaaaaagggaaagggccaggcaaaaagggaaagggcgcaggcaaaaagggaaagggccaggcaaaaagggaaagggccaggcaaaaagggaaagggccaggcaaaaaaaagggccaggcaaaaaaaagggCCCAGGCAAAAAAAGGGCCACGCAAAAAAAGGGCCACGCAAAAAAAGGGCCACGCAAAAAAAGGGCCACGCAAAAAAAGGGCCACGCAAAAAAAGGGCCACGCAAAAAAAGGGCCACGCAAAAAAAGGGCCACGCAAAAAAAGGGCCACGCAAAAAAAGGGCCACGCAAAAAAAGGGCCACgcaaaaaaagggagaggtCAGTCCGTGGGCGTGCGGAGCAGCCGCGGGCTCACAGGCAAAGCGCTGAGCACGCTGCCGGTACCCAGCACAACACAAACCACGCACCCCCCGCACCATCCCCTCCCCACCGACCATCCCGCGCTGCTGCTCCGCTCCCTTCTCTCGCGGCTCCTCCGGCTCCGTGTGGGTCCCGCACCTGGCGCCGCAGCCACCTGGGACTCGGACAGGgaaacaaagagcagagaaacacCTGAGCAAAACTCCGAGCCCCGCACCCTGCAGGGGACGGGGAGGGACGGGGACACAGCCCGCGGGCAGCTCCCGGAGGGTTCTGGGGGGCAGCGGGAGGGTTTTCCCCACCTGCAATGGCCGCGGCTCCGCTCGGAGGTGCGGGGGGGGATCCTCCCGCAGGACGCGGACGCTCGGGGCTCAACGCCCCGCTCCCCGGGGAAGCTCCGCCGGGTCCCGGGAAGAGCTGcgggaggaaaggagagaaaagcgCCGTGAGGAGCAGTGCGGGCAgcgaggggagggggggggaagggtaCGTACCGTGTAGTCGGGAAGGCCCGCACCGCGCCCGCGCTCGTCAGCCATTGAATCAGCAATTGAATCAGTGAATCAATAAATCAGTGAAATCAGTGGTGAATCCgtggcagcagcatccagcgTCGCAGCATCCAGGGGGGCGGCGGCAGCACTTACCTGCGCCCAGCACT comes from the Heliangelus exortis chromosome 4, bHelExo1.hap1, whole genome shotgun sequence genome and includes:
- the LOC139796302 gene encoding serine/arginine repetitive matrix protein 2-like, translating into MSPAPRDVPRGGWGGDTRGAVPTRVSPPLDVRGCEHQQRPREGPLGLGGGCRGGPVPSRPAAASPGFLSPRIPGKGSAGAPGASAPRTRRVLRSSPPAARGRCFPPPTARCGCSGCSPEVSVVELYESSGKMAAEAMAAAGLELTALEERLLRVLRCPCPQALDGRAEPPEAAAAPCLHPQLPPTWTPWGICRRRSTQALQPLIPLWAGKKKERKRKEKGKKTERKTERKRKENGKRKRKKKRKKENGKKGPGKKGKGQAKRERARQKGKGPGKKGKGQAKRERARQKGKGPGKKGKGPGKKGKGQAKRERARQKGKGPGKKGKGAGRGQSVGVRSSRGLTGKALSTLPVPSTTQTTHPPHHPLPTDHPALLLRSLLSRLLRLRVGPAPGAAATWDSDRETKSRETPEQNSEPRTLQGTGRDGDTARGQLPEGSGGQREGFPHLQWPRLRSEVRGGILPQDADARGSTPRSPGKLRRVPGRAAGGKERKAP